The Mycolicibacterium duvalii DNA window GGTGTCATACCCCGGCGGCCCCCAGTCGCGCCAGAGCCTGCGGATGATGCGGGGCAGCAGCCGCTCGGGGGCCCCGGGCAGCTGGAAGAACTGGATGTACCAGCTGTTGCGGAGCTGACGCGGCAGCATCTGCAGTTGCCGTCCGACCGGCTCGCGGGTGGCGTTGATCGCTGCCACCGGCGGCACCGCCAACGTGATGTGCGCCGCGAACGGCGAATCGGGGGACGCGGCGATGCCGTTGGCGGCGAACGCACCCCAGTCGTGTCCGACCAGCACCGCATCGCCCGGCGCGCCGAGGTGGCGGTGAACGGCCAGCGCGTCGTACATCAGCGCGCCGATGTGGTAGTCCCCGTCGGCGGCCGGGCCGGTGGGCGCGTAGCCGCGCATGAACGGCGCCACCACCCGCAGCCCCTGCTGCGCCAGCAGCGGTGCCAGCCGGCCCCAGCCCCACGCGCTGTCCGGAAAACCGTGCAGGCACAACACCAGACGGCCGTCCTCGGGTCCCCAGGCCAGCGCAGCCACTTCGAGGTGGGGCAGCGTCAGCGACAGTCTCTGCGGGGCGGGGGGCAGGTCTGTCATCGGGGTCCTTTCGTCGCTCACGCGTCTCGCCGATTGACTACCACGACCGCGGCGGCGAACACCACACCGGCCAGCGCGGCGAAGTACAGCAGCGACCCCACGGCACCCCAGCGCATGACATACGTCGGGAACAGCCATGACACGTCGAGGAAGCGGTAGATGTTGGCGAACGGCAGGTACGGGCCGATCTGGGCGCCGCGGCCGGGCAGGTTACCCAGCAAGGGTTCGACCAGCAGCGGCCACAGCAGCAGCACGGCGACCGCACCTGCGGTGTGGCGTACCAGCCCCGCGACGCCCACCCCGAGGACCGCGGCCAGCGCCGCATAGAGGGCGACTCCGCCGACGGTCGGCCAGAGATCCGACGTGACGGTCCGGCCGGCCTGGGCGGGCGCGACGAACCGCACCACCGCCGCCGAACCGAGCACCATCGCAGCTGCGGAGATGCTGCAGAACACGGCGGCCACAACGGCTTTGGCCACCATGACCACGGTGCGACGGGGTACCGCCGCGAACGTGGTGGCGATCATCGCGCTGCGGTATTCGCCGGTGAGGGTCATCGCCGACAGCACGGTCAGCACCGGCACCCCGAAGACCGCGACGCCCAGCGCAGCCGTCGTCGCCGTCAACCGCTCGTAGTCGTAGGCCACCGAGGCCTGCAGCGCGGCGATGCCGAAGCTCAGCAGCGCGGCCACCGCAGCCGACCACAGCGCCGACCGCACCGACAACAGCTTGATCCGTTCCGCGTGCAGCGCGGCGACCAGCGTCATCGGGCCCTGCCGCGGAACTGGGTGACGTCGTCGGTCGAGGCCAGGTAGGCCTGTTCGAGCGAGATCTGGCGCGCGCTCAGTTCGTGGATCGTGATCCCGTGCCGGGCGGCCAGCTCGCCGACCGCCTCGGTGGTGCTCTCATGCACCGTCAGCGCTCCGGGTTCGTCGTGCACGGTCAAGCCGGCACCGGTGAGCACGTCGCGCAGCGCGGCCAGCTGGGGACTGCGGACGCGCACCGCCGCGGCGCCGGAGCGGTCGACGAACTCGGCCACCGTGGTGGAGGCGATCAGCTTGCCCTTCCCGATCACGACCAGGCGGTCGGCGGTGTTGGCCATCTCGGAGAGCAGATGGCTCGAGACGAACACGGTACGACCCTCGGCGGCCAGCGTGCGCATGAGCGTGCGCATCCAGTGGATACCCTCGGGGTCCAGGCCGTTGACCGGTTCGTCGAACAACAGCACCGGGGGATCGCCGAGCAGCG harbors:
- a CDS encoding ABC transporter ATP-binding protein, which encodes MIELHALTKVFGRTRAVDGLTCTVEPGVVTGFLGPNGAGKTTTMRMILGLDRPTSGTATIDGRPYRDLTDPLRTVGALLDARQVHPTRSVRNHLRWIAAANRIPRGRVDEVLDLVGLSTVAGAGAGTLSLGMSQRLGIAAALLGDPPVLLFDEPVNGLDPEGIHWMRTLMRTLAAEGRTVFVSSHLLSEMANTADRLVVIGKGKLIASTTVAEFVDRSGAAAVRVRSPQLAALRDVLTGAGLTVHDEPGALTVHESTTEAVGELAARHGITIHELSARQISLEQAYLASTDDVTQFRGRAR
- a CDS encoding ABC transporter permease, which codes for MTLVAALHAERIKLLSVRSALWSAAVAALLSFGIAALQASVAYDYERLTATTAALGVAVFGVPVLTVLSAMTLTGEYRSAMIATTFAAVPRRTVVMVAKAVVAAVFCSISAAAMVLGSAAVVRFVAPAQAGRTVTSDLWPTVGGVALYAALAAVLGVGVAGLVRHTAGAVAVLLLWPLLVEPLLGNLPGRGAQIGPYLPFANIYRFLDVSWLFPTYVMRWGAVGSLLYFAALAGVVFAAAVVVVNRRDA
- a CDS encoding alpha/beta fold hydrolase; its protein translation is MTDLPPAPQRLSLTLPHLEVAALAWGPEDGRLVLCLHGFPDSAWGWGRLAPLLAQQGLRVVAPFMRGYAPTGPAADGDYHIGALMYDALAVHRHLGAPGDAVLVGHDWGAFAANGIAASPDSPFAAHITLAVPPVAAINATREPVGRQLQMLPRQLRNSWYIQFFQLPGAPERLLPRIIRRLWRDWGPPGYDTTAELDAALAALPSLAHRQAAVGYYRALIRPGRPLARYAEPHSHRFELPRVPILHMHGEQDGAMLAEYSKPIPAVLPRGSRVQFVPAAGHFLQIERPDVVATAILDFVRSR